The stretch of DNA CCGTCAAGGACAGTGGCAAGAGCGATACTGTTCAGATTCAGGTGGCCGAACAAGGGATGCGCGGACAGGCGTAAAGCCTCTAGTCATTGACCAGCAGCTCAGTCAAGTGGGCGGCAGGAAGCACGTCTTCTTGTCGCTCACTTCGTTGTTCTCTTGCCAGATTACTGACTACCCTTCAAGTTTGTCCCCAAAAAGTGTAAGATTGTTCTCATGTTCAGTGGATTCCAGAAATTTTTGATGCGTGGCAACTTGGTTGACCTCGCTGTCGGTGTGATTATCGGCGCGGCTTTTGCTGGTGTCGTCACTGCCTTTACGCAGGGCGTAGTGATGCCTATCCTCGGCATTTTCGGCGGCGTGCCCAACTTCGACGCCCTCTCCTTCAGTATCAACGGCAGCATCTTTAAATACGGTACGTTCCTCACGGCCTTAATTACCTTCGTAATTACTGCGGCAGTGGTGTATTTCTTTGTCATCACGCCCTTTACACGCATGCTGGAACGCGCCAAGCGTGAAGAAACGCCCGTTGTGGCCGAACCTACCAACGAAGAAAAACTACTGGCCGAAATCCGCGACGCACTTAAGAATCGCCCGCTGTAATTCTCTGTCCTGGCCTCTGCTGCCCGTGCCGCACTGCCCCTTTCTTAGTGGGCGGCGCGGCTCTATTGTGTGCCCATGACTGTACCCACTGCCTCTCCGTCCCGCTCCGCCCTGTTGGCCCGCGCCCTGCATAGCCACCGCGCCGCCCTGATGGACTTGTACGCCGAGTTGCCCGACGATCAGGCCCAATTTGCGGCGTGGGAAGGCGGCATGAGCTTCGTGGCGTTGGCCGACCACTTATCGGGCAGCAGCGAGCGGTTTCTGGGGATGGTTCAGGGCCAGGCCCCTGGCGCGTTGCCTGCTCCCAGCGCCGATTTGCCTGCCGCCCGCGCCCGCCTTCAGCAGACCACCGAGGCGGCCATGAGCGCCATTGCTGCCCTCGGCAACGAAGATCTGGGCCGCCGCGTGACTGCATTCGGGGGCCGAGAAATGCCGATTGCTGCAATGGTAGACATGCTGATCACGCATGAGGCGCACCACAAAGGTCAGGTGTGGATGATGGCCCGCATGATTGGTGTGAAGCCACCTATGTTCGTCAAAATGGGCTGAAGAAAGTGAATGTACAGAGCCAGCCTATGCTCAGGCTGGACCTGTTTTCACCGTTCTGCTAAGCCTTGCCCGCCTCTTTGGGCCGGGGAACGATTGGTGTCTCGTTGGCAGGAACGCGGCCCCGCACATCTTTCAGCATCTCGCGGATCACGGCAAAATCCGCGTCCAGGTCGCCTGTGGGCGTCACATACCCGATGACGCCGATACGTTTGTGTTGCCAGTCCAGCGCAATCACACCAATCGGCAGGCCCGCTTCCAGGGCCATGTAATAAAAGCCGGTTTTCCAGTACTGGCCGCGTTTGCGGGTTCCTTCGGGGGCCACCACCAGCACGATTTCCTTCTGGCTATGAATCAGGGCCACCACCGCGTCTACAAAGTTGCCGCCCGCCTGCTGACGGTTGACCGGGAGGCCGCCCACCGCCCGCATAAACAGGCCCAGCGGAAACTGGAACAGTTCTTTTTTGCCCACCCAATGCACCGGAATCCGGGTTCCCCAGCGCCACAACAGAGCCGGGAAGAAATCGAGGTTGCTGGTGTGTGGGGCGGCGGCGGCCACGAATTTCGGCCCCGGCGGAGGCGCGATTATGGATTCCCAACCTGCCACACGCAGCACAAAGGAGGCCAGACGCGACCATGGGGTAGGCCGCTGATTCAACCAGAGAACAGACACTTCAGCAGTATAGGTGGGGCACTATTGACCGCAGACCTACCTAGACGCAGTTCATTTATTGCCGAGTCGTAGGCAGGCCGCTCAGTGGGTTTGCTCGGCCACCAGTGCCCGCCATTCGCGGAAGGTCACGGGAAACAGCGGCTCGGCCAATTCTGCCAAAGCCCGCGCATACAGCCGGATTTCGTACTGTGCGCCGTCGTGGTCGCGCAGGCCGATAAAGTGCAGCAGCGAGCGCACATTAAAGGTGTAATACGACTCGGTATACAGACTCTGCGGCAACACGCCCCGCGCCTGCTCCCGCGTGACCCCCAGGCCCAACAGCGTCTGGTACGCGCCGTAAGCCGATTGCCACGCCTCCGCCCAGACCCGTGCTGCCTGCGCCTGATCCAGTGTGCCGTCGTCTTCTACACTGGCCTGGCGGTTGCTGGGAGCCTGTTTCCGGAAGCTGAGCGGCTGAAAATTGCGTTCCTGTTGCTCCACATACCTTCCCGACGTTTCGTTTTTAGAGACTCCGGCTCTATGTCTCACCCATTGCCGATCTACAAAAATGGGGCAAATTACCTTAAATGTGATCATGTTGTGTTCGAACGGCGAGCCATGCTGATGCCGTAAGAGGTAGCGAATCAGCTTTTCGTCGCGGGCATTCAGGGGCGCGTCACTGTCTCCGCCGAAAGAAACGCGTGCGGCATTGGCAATCATTTTGTCATCGCCAGCGTGCTGAATCAGGGTTACGCTGCCCAGTTGGTCGCCGAGGGGGTAGAGGGTACGGGCGTCTGTCATCTCGGCGTTACTGTAGCGCCCGCACCCGAGCTCAGGCCTTATCCGCCAAATTACAGCAAAAAAACCCGCCTGCCCCGGAGGAGGAGAGGGCAGGCGGGGCAATTGGGTTGCGGGCGGAGACAGGCCCGCCGTGGAAGGTCTAAAGGGGTATTTCAGCGTTTGGGACGATGGGAAACACGCACCGGCACAGGTGCACGCTTCTGCCGATCTTGTTGCGCGGCGAGCAGCAGTGAAGTGATGACAACCAGGGCGGCCAGCAGCAGTTCCATGCCTGCAGTGTGCGCCGTAGCCTCTGACAAGACCGTGACAACGGATGCGGGTTGGCCGGGTAAACGGGAGGGTGTCAGGCTCTCAGATGAAGGCGGGTTCCAGTAGCCCAAGTTCCAGTGCCCCAAGCTCCAGCCCCACCGCTTCCAGTGCCGCTGCAAACTGCGCCGCTGTCACCGGAATCACGCTGAGGCGCGTGCCCTTGTGGGTCAGGGGCGAGTCTTCCCACTCCGGCAGCCCTCGCAGGGCGTCCAGTGTCAGCAGGCTTGGGAAGGCCGCGACGGGCGACACGTCCACCATGCTCCAGCGCGGATTGTCGGGCAAGCTTTTGGGATCAAAATACGCGCTCTCTGGGTCGAATTGCAGGTCGTCGGTGTAGGCCGCCCGCACCACCCGCGCCACGCCTGCCACGCCGTTCGGTTTGGCGTTGGAGTGGTAAAATAGGCACAGGTCGCCCGCATTCATTTGCCGCAGATAGTTGCGGGCCAGATAATTCCGCACGCCGTTCCAAGGCTCCTTGCCCACCCGCACCAGATCGGGGTAGCCGAACACGTCGGGTTCAGATTTTAGAAGCCAGTAGAGCATGGGGATCAGGGTAGCGTTTGGGCGTGGGGTGGTTCGGGAACCGTGGGCGGGAGTGGCGGCAGATTCTGCGTGTCGCCATTGAGTTGGACTATGCCAGCGCCGTAGCTGTAGCTACCGTCCGTTTGGGTTGGAATGCGGTCTAGCGGCAGTACGGCCACGAAACTTCCTCTGGATTGCTTGCTATCCTCACCCACAGGTTCGCCCTCTGTGTTGGGGTCGGCGAGTGACTCAACAACAAGGCGGCGGAGTACCGTCCATCGGTTGAGGGGAAGACTTTCTTGTTGGCCGCCCGAAATTTTGTAACTTCCGCCGCCAGTGGCCGGAACTGCACCGGGAGCTTCCCTGCTCTTTTGCCGAAGCAACAGGCTGGGATTGTTGCAATTTCCGACATTGAACCCCAAGCCCCTCTGCGATTGAATACCAGTGCTGCCGAACGGTGAATCTAATGAAACTGCTGTCGTGTACAAGCGGTGACCAAGTTCATTCGCACAGATAAGTGGTCGGGAGGCCATCAGCCAACGCTCCTGAAAGCGGTAACTCCCTGGAACACGGCCCCGGAAAATCTTTTCTTGCAATTCTCTGATATTGCTCACACGGATAGAGACATAATCGTTGCTGTTTTAATATCGCTGCTGGCAATGTTGGCATAGACGACTACTTGCGTTCCACGCGGATAGGTCACGGTGGCAGCTTGATACTTGCCGCATGGGGCGTATGTATCGGCAAACAGGCGGGCAATATCGGCGGGCGTGGCTGCCTCAAAAGCGATGCCTTCTTTGGGCGGCATCCACTCCCTATACACCCACCACCCGCCGCTGCCTGCCAGTAACACGGCCAGTGCCAACCAACCCGCTTTATGCGTCAGCGCGTGCCCCAGCAGACTGCGATTCACGGGTTCCGGGTCGCCCATGCTCTTCACGGCCAGAAACTCGGCTTCCTCGCGGCTAAAGCCCTGCGCCTCGTGTTCGGCGGTGCGCTCCAGCAGATGCGCCCGCAATTCGGCGGCGGCGTCCAGGCGCTCGGCTTTGGGCAGGCCCAGCGTGGCGCGGTGAATGTAGGCGTCGAGGCTCAGCAGGCGCGGCGTTCGGCTGAGGTGGCGGGTCATGCGGGTTGCCTGAGCTTACGCAACAAAAGGGCGTCCAGTGCGCCGCGCAGTGTTTGCCATTCGGCCCGCTTGCTGCTTAGGGCCCCCGCGCCCTCATCGGGCAGGCGGTAGACCTTGCGGGGTGCGCCGCCCCTGTCGCTGGGCTGCGAGTCGCCTTCTACCCAGCCCGCCTTGACTAGACGGTGCAGTGCCGGATACAGGTTGCCTTCGCACAGGTCGAACAGGCCGCCGCTGCGCTCGTTTACATACTTTAGAATGTCCAGTCCGTAGCGCGGTTGCTCGTTCAGGGCGGCCAGCAAAGCCAGATCAAGCATGCCGGATTTCAGCGGGTTCATCAGCCAACTCCTTTTGAGTCCCGTCCTGCTGGATACTTGCTCACCAAGGTAGTCGGCCCCAAGTGTCTTGTCAGGCAAGGTAGTGCGCCGATCTCTGTCCCGTGCCTTCTCCCACTTTATTTTTTACTGTGGCCCACTAGAATCTGTTTGTGCGATTCTCGCCGTGGTTACCCGTCTTACTCATTCTTGCGCTCGGTGCCTATCTGTTGCCAGAGCAGCGGGCCGATCCGGTGCTGTCTGTGCCGCCTGCCCAAACCAGTGCGCTGCCCAACCAGTTGCCCGAAACCACCCGCGCCCTGTTCGAAAAGCTGCGCCCCGCTACTGTGCGCGTGGAAAGCGTGAACAGCGCCCGCAACACGGCGGGCCTCGGTACCGGCTTTTTTATCAGTGAAACGGGGCAGGTTCTCACCGCGTACCACGTGGTTGCAGAAGGGCAATTGTTCCAGATCAGTACGCTGTCGGGGCGCTCGTATCCGGCGCGGGTCACGGCCTTTGATGCCGCCGCTGATGTGGCGCTGCTCCAGGTGCAGGGGCGCGGGCCATTTCCGGCCTATAACCTCGCGACTCGCCCGCCGCGTGTGGGTGAAACGGTGTTGGCTATCGGCAACAGCGGCGGAGACTTTTTACAGCCACGCCGGGGCCGCCTGCTGCGCCTGAATGCCGATGCAGGCCGAGCCGATTTCCCGCAGGGCACGCTGGAAATGACCGCGCCCCTGGCCCCCGGTGACAGTGGCGGCCCGATCATCGACGGCAACGGGCAGGCCATCGGTGTCATCAGCTATATCCGGGTGGATACCAGTGGCCAGACCCGCACCAGTTACGCCGTACCTGTGACCGAGGGCAACGACCTGATCGCTGCTCTGCGCACAGGCGTCAAGCGAGATACGCCGGTGGTGGGCCTGGTCTTCGATTCCAACCACAGCGGCATGACTGATCCCCCCGGTGCAGTGGTGGCCCGCGTTGCCAAGGGCAGTCCTGCCGCCCGCGCAGGCCTGATCGGAACGCCCCTTGATGCCGAGGCCAATCCTGTAGGACTCGGAGACGTGATTCTCAGTGTGAACGGTGTGCGAACCCGTGACGCCGATGAGGTCATCAACCAGATTCGCCGCGCCGAGATTGGCGACACGATTACGATAGGCTACCAACGCGGAGACGAGCGCCGAGAAGCGCAAATTACGCTGGCGGCGCGGCGCAGTGTGCCGGACTTGGATCAGTGAGGGCGCGGGACGCCGTAAAAAACACCAGGGCTGAAGCTCAAGTTGTCGTCATCCGGCTTAAATGGGGATTTCATCGGTTCGGCGCAGACTTGGGGGATGTCACGTGCCTTTGTCAAGGAAGACAGTGGGGAACGCTGGACGCCCCCAACTGCCCCGGCCCAATACCGAATTGTGCTGCCGACCGATCACGGCCCCGAAGTACTGCGGGAAACCGACGATCTGTTGACGGCCTTGCAGCGACTTCAGGCAGGACTGGAATTGCGGGATCGTCAGGGCATCCTGATCGCCAGAGGGTGAGTGCTCTTTACTCTCTCTACTACCACTGACCTTCCACCGTCACCCGCAGCGCTCCCGCCAGACTTTGCCCCGGCTGGAGCGTTTTCATGTCGGTGCCGCCGATGCCCTGCGCCGCCAGATTAAAGGCGTCGGTGGCGTGAGACACGGGTTCAAGAGCAAGGCTGCCGTCTGGGGCAGTGAACACCACCAGATGGGAAAACACGTTGTCGGCGGTGAGGATCAGGGCGCGGTGGGGGCCAGTGTGCGGCTGCCCAGTGTGGGGTTGCCAATCCAGTCGGGCAATTCCGTCCCACGCGGTATACACGCGGTCTAGGGTTTGCGTCCCAACCGCTGTAGGCGTGCGGAAATCCTCGGCGGGCTGTACGGGCCTTGCGCCGCTGGTGGGCAAATTGCGTTCATCGGTGTCGTAGGTCAGCGCGGCGTCAAAGGTCAGCAGCGGGTCTTGGCCATCCTGGATGCGGGCAAAGTAGGGATGCAGACCCATGCCAGCGGGCATCTCTGCGGCGGGCATCGGGCGCAAGTCTGCATTGGTCAGGGTCACACTGATGTCCAGATGCGGGCCGTGCAGGCGGTATTCTACGCGCCCGGTAAACGCCCAGGGCCAGTTCAGATCGATCACGTCCCGGCTATCAAATTCGCAGATCAGGTGGGAATCGCCCGCCCGCGTCACCGTCCACGGGCGGTTTCTGACGTCCCCGTGTTGTACGAGGCCGTCTTTGGTATTGGGGCGCAACTCCACCGTTTCCCCTGCCAATTCAAACCGGGCGTCCCGAATGCGGTTGCTGTAGGGCAGCAGCGTAAAGCAGGCGCATTGGCTGCTGGTCTGCACGTGTTCCAGCGCGACCGATCGCATCACGGGGCGGCCCGACGCAGCCCGCAGA from Deinococcus sp. QL22 encodes:
- a CDS encoding aldose 1-epimerase, with protein sequence MTASAPWQLATISSPALTLDILPGMGASILNLRAASGRPVMRSVALEHVQTSSQCACFTLLPYSNRIRDARFELAGETVELRPNTKDGLVQHGDVRNRPWTVTRAGDSHLICEFDSRDVIDLNWPWAFTGRVEYRLHGPHLDISVTLTNADLRPMPAAEMPAGMGLHPYFARIQDGQDPLLTFDAALTYDTDERNLPTSGARPVQPAEDFRTPTAVGTQTLDRVYTAWDGIARLDWQPHTGQPHTGPHRALILTADNVFSHLVVFTAPDGSLALEPVSHATDAFNLAAQGIGGTDMKTLQPGQSLAGALRVTVEGQW
- a CDS encoding S1C family serine protease, with the protein product MRFSPWLPVLLILALGAYLLPEQRADPVLSVPPAQTSALPNQLPETTRALFEKLRPATVRVESVNSARNTAGLGTGFFISETGQVLTAYHVVAEGQLFQISTLSGRSYPARVTAFDAAADVALLQVQGRGPFPAYNLATRPPRVGETVLAIGNSGGDFLQPRRGRLLRLNADAGRADFPQGTLEMTAPLAPGDSGGPIIDGNGQAIGVISYIRVDTSGQTRTSYAVPVTEGNDLIAALRTGVKRDTPVVGLVFDSNHSGMTDPPGAVVARVAKGSPAARAGLIGTPLDAEANPVGLGDVILSVNGVRTRDADEVINQIRRAEIGDTITIGYQRGDERREAQITLAARRSVPDLDQ
- a CDS encoding EVE domain-containing protein — protein: MLYWLLKSEPDVFGYPDLVRVGKEPWNGVRNYLARNYLRQMNAGDLCLFYHSNAKPNGVAGVARVVRAAYTDDLQFDPESAYFDPKSLPDNPRWSMVDVSPVAAFPSLLTLDALRGLPEWEDSPLTHKGTRLSVIPVTAAQFAAALEAVGLELGALELGLLEPAFI
- a CDS encoding permease prefix domain 1-containing protein, producing MTRHLSRTPRLLSLDAYIHRATLGLPKAERLDAAAELRAHLLERTAEHEAQGFSREEAEFLAVKSMGDPEPVNRSLLGHALTHKAGWLALAVLLAGSGGWWVYREWMPPKEGIAFEAATPADIARLFADTYAPCGKYQAATVTYPRGTQVVVYANIASSDIKTATIMSLSV
- the thyX gene encoding FAD-dependent thymidylate synthase, producing MTDARTLYPLGDQLGSVTLIQHAGDDKMIANAARVSFGGDSDAPLNARDEKLIRYLLRHQHGSPFEHNMITFKVICPIFVDRQWVRHRAGVSKNETSGRYVEQQERNFQPLSFRKQAPSNRQASVEDDGTLDQAQAARVWAEAWQSAYGAYQTLLGLGVTREQARGVLPQSLYTESYYTFNVRSLLHFIGLRDHDGAQYEIRLYARALAELAEPLFPVTFREWRALVAEQTH
- the mscL gene encoding large conductance mechanosensitive channel protein MscL gives rise to the protein MFSGFQKFLMRGNLVDLAVGVIIGAAFAGVVTAFTQGVVMPILGIFGGVPNFDALSFSINGSIFKYGTFLTALITFVITAAVVYFFVITPFTRMLERAKREETPVVAEPTNEEKLLAEIRDALKNRPL
- a CDS encoding 1-acyl-sn-glycerol-3-phosphate acyltransferase; protein product: MSVLWLNQRPTPWSRLASFVLRVAGWESIIAPPPGPKFVAAAAPHTSNLDFFPALLWRWGTRIPVHWVGKKELFQFPLGLFMRAVGGLPVNRQQAGGNFVDAVVALIHSQKEIVLVVAPEGTRKRGQYWKTGFYYMALEAGLPIGVIALDWQHKRIGVIGYVTPTGDLDADFAVIREMLKDVRGRVPANETPIVPRPKEAGKA
- a CDS encoding PadR family transcriptional regulator; translation: MNPLKSGMLDLALLAALNEQPRYGLDILKYVNERSGGLFDLCEGNLYPALHRLVKAGWVEGDSQPSDRGGAPRKVYRLPDEGAGALSSKRAEWQTLRGALDALLLRKLRQPA
- a CDS encoding DinB family protein; translation: MTVPTASPSRSALLARALHSHRAALMDLYAELPDDQAQFAAWEGGMSFVALADHLSGSSERFLGMVQGQAPGALPAPSADLPAARARLQQTTEAAMSAIAALGNEDLGRRVTAFGGREMPIAAMVDMLITHEAHHKGQVWMMARMIGVKPPMFVKMG